Proteins encoded in a region of the Populus nigra chromosome 3, ddPopNigr1.1, whole genome shotgun sequence genome:
- the LOC133689328 gene encoding homeobox protein ATH1-like, whose protein sequence is MHNIMENGLFGVPIDMAGRNSVATDRSSQRTPNSLVQFDSFNLNNHSQTVVGLTMLPTLQGEPINDLHANIHLANRSSVMNSEALITSLERNIVGDALPGCSRSISNTPFDEQFGGGTTISSSSLATLLATRSGLQENPNDLAISGPSSYPLDEFRSFVSNDCTNALSSSFASSLNYGCGEVFGNMNSKEDFDRFPAPVELGGRASVRAGFQPYSSIGSLQLNSWVEPNGVNVSAGDPFASGKPTNELSLSLSTSQPSVIDRSIPDQCLEISCNHLTRHCLKETRSCSEQTSSSSKELSLSCNSYNAGQFSQVLVGSRYLHVIQEILAKIASYSLENVDQISSSTVWFKTGASTPFSSSYPTEGGMVSMGSDESPGVNGRFEVQMDPALQKRALEAKRTQLLTLLQVVDERYSQCLDEIHTVISAFHAATELDPQIHTRFALQTISFLCKRLRDRISNQILAMGAQLDSGDTIEIEGSFESSYLQKQWTLQQLKKKDHPLWRPQRGLPERSVSVLRAWMFQNFLHPYPKDAEKHLLAVKSGLTRSQVSNWFINARVRLWKPLIEEMYAEMNRRKAHQIEEGTYSNHRGQISICNPRFNVN, encoded by the exons ATGCACAATATCATGGAGAATGGTTTGTTTGGTGTTCCAATAGATATGGCAGGAAGGAATTCTGTTGCTACAGATCGATCATCACAGAGAACCCCAAACTCACTTGTCCAGTTTGATTCATTCAACCTTAACAACCATAGTCAGACAGTGGTTGGATTGACCATGCTTCCGACATTGCAAGGAGAACCTATCAATGATCTCCATGCGAACATTCACTTGGCCAATCGATCTTCAGTTATGAACTCAGAGGCATTAATTACATCTCTTGAAAGGAATATAGTGGGAGATGCTTTACCTGGCTGTTCACGTTCTATTAGTAACACTCCGTTTGATGAGCAATTTGGGGGTGGAACAACAATTTCTAGTTCTTCACTTGCTACTCTTTTAGCCACAAGAAGTGGTCTTCAAGAAAATCCGAATGACTTGGCAATTTCAGGACCATCAAGCTACCCTTTAGACGAGTTTAGGTCTTTTGTTTCAAATGACTGCACCAATGCTTTGAGCTCTTCATTTGCATCGTCTTTGAATTATGGATGTGGTGAAGTATTTGGTAACATGAATAGTAAGGAGGATTTTGACAGGTTTCCTGCTCCTGTAGAGCTTGGTGGACGAGCATCTGTAAGAGCAGGATTTCAACCATATTCGTCCATTGGAAGCCTGCAGCTGAATAGCTGGGTAGAGCCAAATGGTGTGAATGTGAGTGCAGGTGACCCTTTTGCATCTGGTAAACCTACTAACGAGCTCTCTTTAAGTCTTTCCACATCCCAGCCTTCTGTCATAGATAGAAGTATCCCAGATCAATGCTTGGAGATAAGTTGTAATCATTTAACACGCCATTGCTTGAAAGAAACAAGGTCATGCTCTGAACAGACTTCTTCTAGTAGTAAGGAGCTTTCTTTGAGTTGCAATTCTTATAACGCTGGTCAATTTTCACAAGTATTAGTAGGATCCAGATATCTTCATGTAATACAGGAAATACTTGCTAAAATTGCAAGCTATTCACTAGAGAATGTGGACCAGATAAGCTCTTCTACTGTTTGGTTCAAGACTGGAGCAAGTACACCATTCTCTTCAAGTTACCCTACTGAAGGAGGTATGGTGTCGATGGGTTCTGATGAATCTCCTGGTGTGAATGGTAGATTCGAAGTTCAAATGGATCCAGCACTTCAGAAACGGGCGCTAGAAGCAAAGAGAACACAATTGCTAACCCTACTACAAGTG GTTGATGAACGATATAGCCAATGCTTGGATGAAATACATACAGTTATATCAGCGTTCCATGCTGCAACTGAGTTGGACCCACAGATTCACACTCGTTTTGCTCTccaaacaatctctttcttGTGCAAACGCCTTAGGGATAGGATTAGCAACCAAATCCTAGCAATGGGAGCTCAGTTAGATAGTGGAGACACCATAGAGATAGAAGGATCTTTTGAAAGTTCGTACTTACAGAAGCAATGGACTCTACAGCAGCTGAAGAAAAAAGATCATCCGCTGTGGAGACCCCAGAGAGGATTGCCAGAACGATCTGTCTCAGTTCTGCGTGCCTGGATGTTTCAGAACTTTCTTCACCC GTACCCTAAAGATGCAGAAAAGCATTTGCTAGCAGTAAAAAGTGGACTAACAAGAAGCCAG GTATCCAATTGGTTTATAAATGCTCGTGTTCGTCTATGGAAACCGCTGATAGAGGAAATGTATGCTGAGATGAACAGAAGAAAGGCGCACCAAATCGAGGAGGGAACCTACAGCAATCACAGAGGCCAGATTAGCATCTGCAATCCAAGATTTAATGTGAATTAG
- the LOC133690115 gene encoding uncharacterized protein LOC133690115 isoform X1 has product MNQHSPNSNSNSLQPLLKESIHRFLIEHQNGATDFSNFTSIFSRFLHNLPDPPLEIVWFYSALTFHSTKFTDTSKQVLLVKDLFQLLVSCSSSCNAVRKIAVLAPVIHELFTAVSGKKDLREEIESLTEGIICYVSINCADNSDEHEGFGDLVSCYRELVRVWMVGKIGGDCKFGEDLRLFCPVVSDGVREGMVSEGFGVGYLAGVVTCEAFLLRLCLKFGCGISRVELDKELLNCAAQMISAFRSYYFVADILLRMLLEPVLPVNAMLNPKDEVILREVLYDVVITMSYSFSIPQKGIEPPGVQLKNLALTWLFVADNAIRFVRENGDRTKVISYLQAFSESFLLSHLIKWVMSQPGVQSKTNAPDIFTPVAVIKWLLIVEDEGSRVFDSGISKIYAKAIICKSRTECELLVDKSGGKNLNENHFFYPGKELKAEDKVDGDLEMVDSADAMLLGAPGLMRLTETDGIRKRKEGRNDEGDKRVKFFKCQLGDKLTKEEKVWPLCDGGGFCNGSEVYNPLSVENAVSMEQ; this is encoded by the exons ATGAACCAACACTCCCCAAATTCAAATTCCAACTCTCTCCAACCGCTCCTGAAAGAATCAATCCACAGGTTCTTAATTGAACACCAAAACGGTGCaactgatttttcaaatttcaccTCAATCTTCTCTCGTTTTCTCCACAATTTACCCGACCCACCCCTAGAAATCGTCTGGTTTTACTCCGCTTTAACTTTTCACTCCACAAAATTTACTGACACTTCAAAGCAAGTCTTATTAGTTAAGGACCTATTTCAGTTACTTGTTTCCTGCTCTTCCTCATGCAATGCGGTTAGAAAAATTGCCGTACTCGCTCCGGTTATTCACGAGCTGTTTACTGCAGTGAGTGGTAAAAAGGATTTGAGAGAAGAGATTGAGAGTTTAACTGAAGGGATCATCTGTTATGTTAGCATTAACTGTGCTGATAATTCTGATGAACATGAAGGGTTTGGGGATTTAGTTTCGTGTTACAGGGAGCTAGTGCGCGTGTGGATGGTTGGGAAAATTGGGGGTGACTGTAAATTTGGGGAGGATTTGAGGTTGTTTTGTCCGGTTGTTAGCGATGGAGTACGCGAAGGAATGGTAAGTGAGGGTTTTGGAGTTGGGTACTTGGCTGGGGTAGTCACGTGTGAGGCTTTTTTGTTGAGGTTGTGCTTGAAGTTTGGGTGTGGGATTTCAAGAGTAGAGCTGGACAAAGAATTGCTTAACTGCGCGGCTCAGATGATAAGTGCTTTTCGGAGTTATTATTTTGTCG CAGATATCCTGCTCAGGATGCTGCTGGAGCCAGTTTTACCTGTCAATGCAATGCTG AATCCCAAAGATGAGGTCATTTTACGAGAAGTCTTGTATGATGTTGTGATAACGATGTCATATTCCTTCTCTATCCCTCAAAAAGGGATTGAGCCACCTGGTGTACAATTGAAAAATCTTGCTCTGACATGGTTGTTTGTTGCTGACAATGCCATACGATTTGTCAG GGAAAATGGGGACCGGACAAAAGTCATTTCTTATTTGCAAGCCTTCTCTGAATCTTTCTTACTCTCCCATTTGATCAAGTGGGTTATGAGCCAGCCTGGTGTGCAGAGTAAAACAAACGCACCGGATATTTTCACTCCTGTTGCTGTCATCA AGTGGCTACTTATTGTTGAGGATGAAGGTTCAAGGGTGTTCGATAGTGGCATCTCCAAGATATATGCAAAGGCCATTATTTGTAAATCAAGAACAGAGTGTGAGCTTTTGGTTGATAAGTCAGGTGGCAAGAATTTGAatgaaaatcactttttttaccCTGGTAAGGAGCTTAAAGCTGAAGATAAAGTAGATGGTGATCTAGAGATGGTTGATTCTGCGGACGCTATGCTCCTTGGTGCTCCTGGATTGATGAGATTGACGGAAACTGATGGTATAAGGAAACGCAAAGAAGGAAGAAACGACGAAGGGGATAAACGAGTTAAGTTTTTCAAATGTCAGCTTGGTGACAAGTTAACAAAGGAGGAGAAGGTTTGGCCATTGTGTGATGGTGGTGGTTTTTGCAATGGGAGTGAGGTATACAATCCGTTGTCTGTTGAAAATGCAGTGTCTATGGAGCAATAA
- the LOC133690115 gene encoding uncharacterized protein LOC133690115 isoform X2 produces MNQHSPNSNSNSLQPLLKESIHRFLIEHQNGATDFSNFTSIFSRFLHNLPDPPLEIVWFYSALTFHSTKFTDTSKQVLLVKDLFQLLVSCSSSCNAVRKIAVLAPVIHELFTAVSGKKDLREEIESLTEGIICYVSINCADNSDEHEGFGDLVSCYRELVRVWMVGKIGGDCKFGEDLRLFCPVVSDGVREGMVSEGFGVGYLAGVVTCEAFLLRLCLKFGCGISRVELDKELLNCAAQMISAFRSYYFVDILLRMLLEPVLPVNAMLNPKDEVILREVLYDVVITMSYSFSIPQKGIEPPGVQLKNLALTWLFVADNAIRFVRENGDRTKVISYLQAFSESFLLSHLIKWVMSQPGVQSKTNAPDIFTPVAVIKWLLIVEDEGSRVFDSGISKIYAKAIICKSRTECELLVDKSGGKNLNENHFFYPGKELKAEDKVDGDLEMVDSADAMLLGAPGLMRLTETDGIRKRKEGRNDEGDKRVKFFKCQLGDKLTKEEKVWPLCDGGGFCNGSEVYNPLSVENAVSMEQ; encoded by the exons ATGAACCAACACTCCCCAAATTCAAATTCCAACTCTCTCCAACCGCTCCTGAAAGAATCAATCCACAGGTTCTTAATTGAACACCAAAACGGTGCaactgatttttcaaatttcaccTCAATCTTCTCTCGTTTTCTCCACAATTTACCCGACCCACCCCTAGAAATCGTCTGGTTTTACTCCGCTTTAACTTTTCACTCCACAAAATTTACTGACACTTCAAAGCAAGTCTTATTAGTTAAGGACCTATTTCAGTTACTTGTTTCCTGCTCTTCCTCATGCAATGCGGTTAGAAAAATTGCCGTACTCGCTCCGGTTATTCACGAGCTGTTTACTGCAGTGAGTGGTAAAAAGGATTTGAGAGAAGAGATTGAGAGTTTAACTGAAGGGATCATCTGTTATGTTAGCATTAACTGTGCTGATAATTCTGATGAACATGAAGGGTTTGGGGATTTAGTTTCGTGTTACAGGGAGCTAGTGCGCGTGTGGATGGTTGGGAAAATTGGGGGTGACTGTAAATTTGGGGAGGATTTGAGGTTGTTTTGTCCGGTTGTTAGCGATGGAGTACGCGAAGGAATGGTAAGTGAGGGTTTTGGAGTTGGGTACTTGGCTGGGGTAGTCACGTGTGAGGCTTTTTTGTTGAGGTTGTGCTTGAAGTTTGGGTGTGGGATTTCAAGAGTAGAGCTGGACAAAGAATTGCTTAACTGCGCGGCTCAGATGATAAGTGCTTTTCGGAGTTATTATTTTGTCG ATATCCTGCTCAGGATGCTGCTGGAGCCAGTTTTACCTGTCAATGCAATGCTG AATCCCAAAGATGAGGTCATTTTACGAGAAGTCTTGTATGATGTTGTGATAACGATGTCATATTCCTTCTCTATCCCTCAAAAAGGGATTGAGCCACCTGGTGTACAATTGAAAAATCTTGCTCTGACATGGTTGTTTGTTGCTGACAATGCCATACGATTTGTCAG GGAAAATGGGGACCGGACAAAAGTCATTTCTTATTTGCAAGCCTTCTCTGAATCTTTCTTACTCTCCCATTTGATCAAGTGGGTTATGAGCCAGCCTGGTGTGCAGAGTAAAACAAACGCACCGGATATTTTCACTCCTGTTGCTGTCATCA AGTGGCTACTTATTGTTGAGGATGAAGGTTCAAGGGTGTTCGATAGTGGCATCTCCAAGATATATGCAAAGGCCATTATTTGTAAATCAAGAACAGAGTGTGAGCTTTTGGTTGATAAGTCAGGTGGCAAGAATTTGAatgaaaatcactttttttaccCTGGTAAGGAGCTTAAAGCTGAAGATAAAGTAGATGGTGATCTAGAGATGGTTGATTCTGCGGACGCTATGCTCCTTGGTGCTCCTGGATTGATGAGATTGACGGAAACTGATGGTATAAGGAAACGCAAAGAAGGAAGAAACGACGAAGGGGATAAACGAGTTAAGTTTTTCAAATGTCAGCTTGGTGACAAGTTAACAAAGGAGGAGAAGGTTTGGCCATTGTGTGATGGTGGTGGTTTTTGCAATGGGAGTGAGGTATACAATCCGTTGTCTGTTGAAAATGCAGTGTCTATGGAGCAATAA
- the LOC133687786 gene encoding protein NDL2 isoform X2, with protein MGDSSDSVSIDMETPSLSGKEYVVETCCGYVSVSVYGDQDKPALVTYPDLALNHVSCFQGLFFCPEACSLLLHNFCIYHISPPGHELGAATISPDDPLLSVDDLADQIADVLNYFGLDAVMCMGVTAGAYILTLFAMKYRQRVLGLILISPLCNAPSWTEWLYNKVLSNLLYYYGMCGVVKELLLKRYFSKEARGSAQVPESDVVQACRRLLDERQGLNVWRFLEAMNGRQDISDGLRKLRCRSLLYVGESSPFHFEALDMNSKLDRRCSALVEVQACGSMVTEEQPHAMLIPLEYFLMGYGMYRPPKLSVSPRSPLSPICISPELLSPESMGLKLKPIKTRISLEV; from the exons ATGGGAGATTCAAGTGACTCAGTCTCCATTGATATGGAGACTCCTTCTCTTAGTGGAAAG GAGTATGTTGTTGAAACTTGCTGTGGTTATGTGTCGGTTTCTGTATATGGAGACCAAGACAAGCCCGCTCTTGTTACTTATCCTGATTTAGCTCTAAATC ATGTTTCTTGTTTTCAAGGATTGTTCTTTTGTCCTGAAGCATGCTCGTTGCTCCTTCACAACTTTTGCATATATCACATTAGTCCTCCTGGGCATGAG TTGGGAGCTGCCACAATTAGTCCTGATGACCCTTTGCTTTCTGTTGATGACTTGGCAGACCAAATTGCTGATGTTCTCAACTATTTTGG acTTGATGCAGTGATGTGTATGGGGGTTACTGCTGGAGCTTACATTCTTACCTTATTTGCT ATGAAATATAGACAGCGTGTTCTTGGCTTGATACTTATTTCCCCTCTATGCAATGCACCCTCTTGGACAGAATGGCTGTATAACAAG GTCTTGTCTAATTTACTATACTATTACGGCATGTGTGGAGTGGTGAAGGAATTATTACTTAAGCGGTATTTCAGCAAG GAAGCTCGTGGTAGTGCTCAAGTACCAGAATCAGATGTAGTCCAGGCCTGCAGAAGA TTGCTGGATGAGAGGCAGGGTTTAAATGTGTGGCGATTTCTTGAAGCAATGAATGG GAGACAAGACATTAGTGATGGACTGAGAAAACTACGTTGTCGCTCACTATTATATGTTGGTGAGAGCTCTCCGTTTCACTTTGAGGCTCTTGACATGAACTCAAAACTTGACAGAAGATGTAGTGCCTTAGTTGAG GTTCAGGCATGTGGGTCAATGGTGACAGAGGAGCAGCCCCATGCCATGTTAATACCACTGGAATACTTTCTCATGGGATATGGTATGTACAGGCCACCTAAGTTGAGTGTTAGTCCAAGAAGTCCTCTGAGTCCAATTTGCATCTCACCAGAGCTTCTATCGCCGGAAAGCATGGGTTTGAagttaaaaccaataaaaacacGCATATCTCTAGAAGTTTAA
- the LOC133687786 gene encoding protein NDL2 isoform X1, translating into MGDSSDSVSIDMETPSLSGKEYVVETCCGYVSVSVYGDQDKPALVTYPDLALNHVSCFQGLFFCPEACSLLLHNFCIYHISPPGHELGAATISPDDPLLSVDDLADQIADVLNYFGLDAVMCMGVTAGAYILTLFAMKYRQRVLGLILISPLCNAPSWTEWLYNKVLSNLLYYYGMCGVVKELLLKRYFSKQEARGSAQVPESDVVQACRRLLDERQGLNVWRFLEAMNGRQDISDGLRKLRCRSLLYVGESSPFHFEALDMNSKLDRRCSALVEVQACGSMVTEEQPHAMLIPLEYFLMGYGMYRPPKLSVSPRSPLSPICISPELLSPESMGLKLKPIKTRISLEV; encoded by the exons ATGGGAGATTCAAGTGACTCAGTCTCCATTGATATGGAGACTCCTTCTCTTAGTGGAAAG GAGTATGTTGTTGAAACTTGCTGTGGTTATGTGTCGGTTTCTGTATATGGAGACCAAGACAAGCCCGCTCTTGTTACTTATCCTGATTTAGCTCTAAATC ATGTTTCTTGTTTTCAAGGATTGTTCTTTTGTCCTGAAGCATGCTCGTTGCTCCTTCACAACTTTTGCATATATCACATTAGTCCTCCTGGGCATGAG TTGGGAGCTGCCACAATTAGTCCTGATGACCCTTTGCTTTCTGTTGATGACTTGGCAGACCAAATTGCTGATGTTCTCAACTATTTTGG acTTGATGCAGTGATGTGTATGGGGGTTACTGCTGGAGCTTACATTCTTACCTTATTTGCT ATGAAATATAGACAGCGTGTTCTTGGCTTGATACTTATTTCCCCTCTATGCAATGCACCCTCTTGGACAGAATGGCTGTATAACAAG GTCTTGTCTAATTTACTATACTATTACGGCATGTGTGGAGTGGTGAAGGAATTATTACTTAAGCGGTATTTCAGCAAG CAGGAAGCTCGTGGTAGTGCTCAAGTACCAGAATCAGATGTAGTCCAGGCCTGCAGAAGA TTGCTGGATGAGAGGCAGGGTTTAAATGTGTGGCGATTTCTTGAAGCAATGAATGG GAGACAAGACATTAGTGATGGACTGAGAAAACTACGTTGTCGCTCACTATTATATGTTGGTGAGAGCTCTCCGTTTCACTTTGAGGCTCTTGACATGAACTCAAAACTTGACAGAAGATGTAGTGCCTTAGTTGAG GTTCAGGCATGTGGGTCAATGGTGACAGAGGAGCAGCCCCATGCCATGTTAATACCACTGGAATACTTTCTCATGGGATATGGTATGTACAGGCCACCTAAGTTGAGTGTTAGTCCAAGAAGTCCTCTGAGTCCAATTTGCATCTCACCAGAGCTTCTATCGCCGGAAAGCATGGGTTTGAagttaaaaccaataaaaacacGCATATCTCTAGAAGTTTAA
- the LOC133688998 gene encoding abscisic acid receptor PYL2-like produces the protein MDANHAPPVPQGLTQEEYVELKPLIDTYHKFGAAVPNTCTSLITQRIDAPAHVVWPFVRRFDNPQKYKHFIKSCKMSAGDGGVGSIREVTVVSGIPASTSTERLEILDDENHILSFRVVGGEHRLNNYKSVTSVNEFNKEDKVYTIVLESYIVDIPDGNTVEDTKMFVDTVVKLNLQKLAVVTNTALHGHE, from the coding sequence ATGGATGCTAATCACGCCCCACCAGTACCACAAGGCTTAACCCAAGAAGAATATGTGGAGCTGAAGCCCTTGATTGACACATACCACAAATTTGGGGCAGCAGTACCCAACACATGCACGTCCCTCATAACCCAACGTATTGATGCGCCAGCTCATGTTGTGTGGCCCTTTGTTCGTAGGTTTGATAACCCACAAAAATACAAGCACTTCATCAAGAGCTGCAAAATGAGTGCTGGTGACGGTGGTGTAGGCAGCATAAGAGAGGTCACAGTTGTTTCTGGGATACCAGCTTCCACAAGCACTGAAAGGCTAGAGATTTTGGATGATGAGAATCATATTTTAAGCTTTAGGGTTGTTGGGGGCGAGCATCGGCTAAACAATTATAAGTCTGTTACATCAGTTAACGAGTTTAACAAGGAAGACAAGGTCTACACTATTGTTTTGGAGTCATATATTGTGGACATACCAGACGGCAATACAGTTGAAGATACAAAGATGTTTGTGGACACTGTTGTGAAGTTGAATCTTCAAAAGCTAGCAGTGGTTACCAATACAGCTCTGCATGGACACGAGTGA